The following are encoded in a window of Gossypium raimondii isolate GPD5lz chromosome 13, ASM2569854v1, whole genome shotgun sequence genomic DNA:
- the LOC105782115 gene encoding transcription factor GTE7, whose amino-acid sequence MASAVLANRSDSNWPPQPKGSVAKFMGKVPFTATKPNPNPKFNKKRQFHHHLAPPDDVAGHVVDDSPAVTQSAASDDASSINRKLNDFSSGAYVSFRISSYSRKELIDLKNQLVAELEQIRELRNRIESNDFHVRSSSNKKSLPKKNISGSKRPLPSNFSKEFKRLNPQENGKASTAHLMKSCSQILTKLMKNKHGYIFNSPVDVVGMGLHDYYDIIKNPMDLGTVKSRMSKNFYGSPLEFAADVRLTFNNAMLYNPKGHEVYVLAEQFLAKFEELFRPLSLKLEAQDEPPERGYYEEELQASSWDHGEPDRLKKDRERDSERIIVDRDDSANFVSRSDRIDRIGGVSGFVSNPNVPPPQMHLQAPARVPSPVRPPPVKSLKQPKPKAKDPNKREMSMEEKQKLGIGLQSLPQEKMDNVVQIIRKRNGHLRQDGDEIELDIEAMDTETLWELDRFVTNYKKMVSKIKRQALMANNAVSNDSHREEATVEKIEVPMEMKKPKKGDAGEEDVDIGDEMPMSSFPPVEIEKDNDRASSSSSSSSSSSSDSSSSSDSDSGSSSGSDSDADDARS is encoded by the exons ATGGCATCTGCCGTGTTAGCGAATCGGAGCGATTCAAATTGGCCACCGCAGCCGAAAGGCAGTGTCGCTAAATTCATGGGCAAGGTTCCCTTCACAGCAACGAAAccaaaccctaaccctaaattCAACAAGAAACGTCAATTCCACCATCATTTGGCGCCACCTGATGATGTAGCCGGCCATGTCGTGGATGATTCTCCCGCCGTGACCCAATCCGCAGCTTCTGATGATGCGTCGTCGATTAATCGGAAGCTGAATGATTTCAGCTCGGGCGCTTACGTCAGCTTTCGCATCAGCTCTTATTCCAGGAAGGAGTTGATTGATCTGAAAAATCAGTTGGTTGCCGAGTTGGAGCAGATTCGTGAATTGAGGAATCGGATCGAGTCGAATGATTTTCACGTTAGATCCAGCTCAAACAAGAAATCGTTGCCCAAGAAAAACATTTCCGGCAGCAAACGGCCTTTACCGTCGAATTTCAGCAAAGAATTTAAGAGATTGAACCCTCAAGAGAACGGAAAAGCTTCCACGGCTCATTTGATGAAAAGCTGTTCCCAAATCTTGACCAAATTGATGAAAAACAAGCACGGCTACATCTTCAATTCGCCTGTGGATGTTGTTGGAATGGGTCTTCATGACTATTACGACATAATCAAGAACCCGATGGATCTGGGAACTGTGAAATCGAGGATGTCGAAGAATTTCTACGGGTCTCCCTTGGAATTTGCGGCGGATGTAAGGCTCACTTTTAATAACGCCATGTTGTATAACCCTAAGGGGCATGAGGTTTATGTGTTGGCCGAGCAATTTCTTGCAAAATTCGAGGAACTTTTCCGGCCGTTGAGCTTGAAACTGGAGGCGCAAGATGAGCCTCCCGAAAGGGGTTATTACGAGGAAGAGTTGCAGGCGAGTTCTTGGGATCACGGTGAACCTGATAGGTTGAAGAAAGATAGGGAAAGAGATAGTGAGAGGATAATTGTCGATAGGGATGATTCGGCTAATTTTGTGTCGAGATCTGATAGAATTGATAGAATTGGAGGGGTATCGGGCTTTGTTTCGAACCCGAATGTACCACCGCCACAGATGCACTTGCAGGCGCCGGCAAGGGTGCCTTCACCTGTAAGGCCACCACCTGTGAAGTCATTGAAGCAGCCGAAGCCAAAGGCTAAGGATCCGAACAAGAGGGAAATGAGCATGGAAGAGAAGCAAAAGTTGGGGATTGGATTACAGAGCTTACCACAAGAGAAGATGGATAATGTGGTTCAGATCATAAGGAAAAGGAATGGGCATTTGAGGCAAGATGGAGATGAGATCGAACTCGACATTGAGGCAATGGATACCGAGACGTTGTGGGAGTTAGATCGGTTTGTCACTAATTACAAGAAGATGGTCAGCAAGATAAAGCGGCAAGCATTGATGGCGAACAACGCCGTATCCAATGACAGCCATAGG GAAGAGGCAACCGTGGAGAAGATTGAGGTTCCAATGGAGATGAAGAAACCGAAAAAAGGCGATGCTGGAGAGGAAGATGTAGATATTGGGGACGAAATGCCGATGAGCAGTTTCCCACCCGTGGAGATTGAGAAGGATAACGATCGAGCTAGTAGCAGCTCTAGCAGCTCCAGTAGTTCAAGCAGCGATTCTTCGTCTTCGAGTG ATTCAGATTCTGGGAGTTCATCCGGAAGTGATTCCGATGCAGACGATGCGCGGTCTTGA
- the LOC105782114 gene encoding uncharacterized protein LOC105782114, which produces MGFKKRSTKSEEEVLEGQTDLAADNTVSAPSSKKIKMDGKKDADMGDGVASSSSVANSVKPMERKKKRKQVDKERRRSVLENEESQLKQPIIEPKGKDATEPVAASSSSSLPEFHISVFKDLASADSSVREAAVETMVTELQEVQKAYDRLENKDLVEGGLKLEAQKDDGLNNCASSLGYAVRRLIRGVSSSRECVRQGFALGLTALVAAIPSIKVDSLLKLIVDLLEVSSSMKGQEVRDCLLGRLFAYGAIARSDRLTKEWLSDKNTLLIKEFMSAIISLASKKRYLQEPSVSIILEIIEKLPAEALLDHILEAPGVPQWFEEAIDVGNPDALLLALKIHEKTSIDSKFGKLLPNPFSPSKLFSADYLSSISNCLKESTFCQPRVHSLWPVLVNILLPDTILQAEDAVSASNSLKKHKKGRKSSSSEEEIANNVQSFCDAVIERSLLLSSHDRKHLAFDVLLLLLPRLLSSFIPIVFSSKVVQCLIDILSTKDSWLYKVAQHFLNELLDWVRNDDVRRVAVIVAFQKHSNGKFDCITKTKTVKDLMAEFKTEAGCMLFVQNLINLFLDEAHASEEPSDQSQTTDENSEIGSIEDKDSIGIMGNADFLKGWVIESLPSVLKHLKLDPEAKFRVQKEILKFLSVQGLFSASLGNEVTSFELQEKFRWPKATTSTALCKMCIEQLQSLLANAQKVEEPRSLANGLEPNDLGSYFMRFFSTLRNIPSVSLFRTLSDDDKELVTKLLEMESKLYKEERNFRLSNDANKVHALRYLLILLLLQVLLRPGEFCDAASELTICCKKVFAAPDDLNSSGEDELDGDAAPELMDVLVDTLLFLLPQSSAPMRTAIEQVFRYFCGDVTDDGLMRMLRIIKKDLKPARHQEAGSEDDDDDDDLLGIEEDEDMDEAETGETADSDEQSEDSEAVVGSEGADKDLPEDSDESDGGMDDDAMFRMDTYLAQIFKEKKNQAGGETAQSQLVLFKLRVLSLLEIYLHENRGKPQVLTVFSNLAQAFVNPHTTEGSEQLGQRIWGILQRKVFKEKKLPKDESILLSTLETLLEKNLKLASKPFKRKKSASSLSKKKLTASLTRYKMIVSLAQNSTYWILKIIEARNLSDSELQGVFDLLQAVLEGYFDSKKSQIKSGFLKEIFRRNPRISHQLFGFLLENCGNAKSDFRRVEALDLVIEVFKSHVPINSNESNRDVSKKFLKSHLQSLGHLIETLVTKMPEKKSRKTEVHKCCDKIFQMITTLDLTKAFLKCLEPGTLSACESQLGPVFLKLKKPK; this is translated from the exons atgGGTTTTAAGAAAAGAAGCACTAAATCTGAGGAAGAAGTTCTTGAGGGTCAAACTGATTTAGCTGCGGATAATACGGTTTCGGCTCCTTCCAGTAAGAAAATTAAGATGGATGGCAAAAAAGATGCAGACATGGGAGATGGGGTTGCTTCCTCTTCTTCTGTTGCAAATTCCGTTAAACCAatggagagaaaaaagaagagaaaacagGTAGACAAGGAGAGGCGGCGAtcggttttagaaaatgaggaatCTCAGCTGAAACAACCGATTATTGAACCGAAAGGAAAGGATGCCACAGAGCCTGTGGCAGCTTCGTCTAGTAGTAGTTTGCCTGAGTTCCATATCAGTGTTTTTAAGGACTTGGCCTCCGCAGATTCTTCAGTGAGAGAAGCAGCAGTGGAAACAATGGTGACTGAGTTGCAGGAGGTGCAGAAGGCATATGATAGGCTTGAGAATAAGGACTTGGTTGAGGGTGGTTTGAAACTGGAAGCTCAAAAGGATGATGGCTTGAATAACTGTGCATCCTCTTTGGGATATGCTGTGCGGAGGTTGATACGTGGTGTTTCTTCATCAAGAGAG TGTGTTAGACAGGGTTTTGCGTTGGGTTTGACTGCTTTGGTTGCCGCAATTCCCAGCATTAAAGTGGACTCCTTGTTGAAACTTATAGTTGATTTGTTGGAGGTCTCATCATCGATGAAGGGTCAG GAAGTAAGGGATTGCCTCTTGGGTCGCTTGTTTGCTTATGGTGCTATTGCCCGATCTGACAGACTCACTAAAGAGTGGTTGTCAGATAAAAATACTCTTCTTATCAAGGAATTTATGAGTGCTATTATCTCCCTTGCTTCCAAAAAACGATATTTGCAGGAGCCATCGGTTTCCatcattttagaaattattgaaaag CTGCCTGCTGAAGCATTGTTGGATCATATTCTTGAAGCTCCTGGAGTTCCTCAGTGGTTTGAAGAAGCCATTGATGTTGGGAATCCTGATGCCTTGCTGTTAGCtttaaaaattcatgaaaaaacaTCCATTGACAGCAAATTCGGCAAACTTTTGCCAAATCCATTCAGCCCAAGCAAACTTTTCTCTGCTGATTATTTATCCTCAATTAGTAACTGCTTGAAG GAATCCACATTTTGTCAACCCCGGGTTCATAGTTTGTGGCCTGTTCTGGTAAATATTCTCCTACCTGATACCATTTTGCAGGCTGAAGATGCAGTGTCTGCTTCTAATTCCTTAAAAAAGCACAAAAAGGGTCGCAAGTCTAGCTCTTCAGAAGAAGAAATTGCAAATAACGTCCAGTCTTTCTGTGATGCTGTTATTGAAAGATCCCTGCTCCTGTCATCTCATGATCGTAAACACTTAGCATTTGATGTTCTGCTTCTTCTCCTGCCAAGATTACTGTCTTCTTTTATACCTATTGTTTTCTCATCCAAAGTCGTTCAGTGCTTGATAGATATACTTTCCACAAAAGATTCATGGCTGTATAAAGTTGCGCAGCATTTTCTTAATGAATTATTAGACTGGGTTAGGAATGATGATGTCAGGCGAGTAGCTGTTATTGTTGCCTTTCAGAAGCACAGCAATGGAAAGTTTGATTGCATTACAAAGACAAAAACAGTGAAAGATTTGATGGCAGAGTTCAAAACAGAAGCTGGTTGCATGCTGTTTGTTCAGAACTTGATTAACTTGTTTCTGGATGAAGCTCATGCTTCCGAGGAACCTTCTGATCAGAGTCAAACAACTGATGAGAATTCTGAGATAGGCTCAATCGAGGACAAGGATTCTATCGGAATTATGGGGAATGCTGATTTTCTGAAAGGCTGGGTCATAGAATCACTTCCTAGTGTTCTGAAACATTTAAAGTTGGACCCTGAAGCAAAATTCCGAGTGCaaaaggaaatattgaagtttCTATCAGTTCAAGGTCTATTCTCTGCATCTCTTGGTAATGAAGTTACTTCATTTGAATTACAGGAGAAATTTAGATGGCCAAAAGCAACCACCTCGACTGCCCTTTGCAAAATGTGCATAGAACAACTCCAATCTCTGCTAGCAAATGCTCAAAAGGTTGAGGAGCCCCGATCTTTGGCTAATGGACTTGAGCCGAATGACCTTGGTTCCTACTTCATGCGGTTTTTCAGCACATTACGTAACATTCCTTCAGTTTCTCTATTTCGAACTTTGAGTGATGATGACAAAGAGTTGGTCACAAAATTGCTAGAAATGGAGAGTAAACTTTATAAAGAG GAAAGGAACTTTAGGCTCAGCAATGATGCAAATAAAGTGCATGCATTGAGGTATTTGCTCATCCTATTGCTACTCCAAGTACTCCTCCGGCCTGGGGAATTCTGCGATGCGGCCTCTGAGCTTACAATATGTTGTAAGAAAGTTTTTGCAGCTCCTGATGATCTCAACTCATCTGGAGAAGATGAGTTGGATGGTGATGCAGCACCAGAATTAATGGATGTTCTTGTGGATACTTTACTTTTCTTGCTGCCACAGTCATCAGCCCCTATGCGGACTGCTATTGAGCAG GTTTTTAGATATTTCTGTGGCGATGTTACTGATGACGGGCTGATGCGGATGTTGCGGATAATTAAGAAAGACCTAAAACCTGCTAGACATCAGGAAGCAGGCAGTGAAGATGACGACGATGATGATGACCTTCTcggtattgaagaagatgaggatATGGATGAAGCTGAGACTGGTGAAACAGCTGACAGTGACGAACAATCTGAAGACTCTGAGGCAGTAGTTGGCAGTGAGGGGGCTGATAAAGATCTTCCTGAAGATTCTGATGAGTCTGATGGAGGAATGGATGATGATGCTATGTTCCGCATGGACACTTATCTTGCTCAGATCtttaaagagaaaaagaatcaGGCAGGTGGCGAAACTGCTCAGTCCCAGCTCGTCCTGTTCAAGCTCCGAGTTCTTTCACTTCTGGAAATTTATTTGCATGAAAATCGAG GTAAGCCCCAAGTCTTGACAGTATTCTCAAACTTGGCTCAAGCATTTGTCAATCCACATACCACAGAAGGCAGTGAACAACTCGGACAACGTATATGGGGAATTCTTCAAAGGAAGGTATTCAAAGAAAAGAAGTTACCCAAGGATGAATCCATACTGCTGTCTACTCTTGAAACTCTATTGGAGAAAAACCTTAAGTTGGCATCAAAACCATTCAAGAGAAAGAAATCTGCAAGCAGCCTATCGAAGAAGAAGCTGACAGCGTCTTTGACCAGATACAAAATGATTGTTTCGCTTGCTCAGAATTCAACATATTGGATATTGAAGATCATCGAAGCAAGAAATCTCTCAGATTCTGAATTACAGGGAGTCTTTGATCTCTTACAGGCTGTTCTGGAGGGGTATTTTGACAGTAAAAAGTCCCAAATAAAATCTGggtttttgaaagaaatatttaGAAGAAATCCTAGAATCAGTCATCAACTCTTCGGCTTCTTGTTAGAAAACTGTGGCAATGCAAAATCCGACTTTCGACGGGTTGAGGCTCTCGATTTGGTGATTGAAGTATTTAAGTCACATGTCCCCATTAACTCTAATGAAAGCAACCGAGATGTGTcgaagaaatttttgaaaagccACCTGCAGAGTCTTGGTCATCTTATAGAGACCTTGGTGACAAAGATGCCCGAAAAGAAGTCTCGAAAAACCGAAGTGCATAAATGTTGCGATAAGATCTTCCAGATGATAACAACACTAGACCTAACCAAGGcttttttgaaatgtttggaaCCCGGCACTCTCTCTGCTTGTGAATCTCAACTCGGTCCCGTTTTTCTCAAGTTGAAGAAGCCCAAATGA